A genomic window from Halogeometricum borinquense DSM 11551 includes:
- a CDS encoding rhodanese-like domain-containing protein, whose protein sequence is MDDEIDPSEVESLLDSEDPPRVVDIRSPGSFARFHIPGSENVPFAELPDRVASLEGADRIVTVCPHGKASIQAARLIKSYEGTADARVESMRGGLEAWEGPLEEQKTAAEPDEGPEAPF, encoded by the coding sequence ATGGACGACGAGATTGACCCCTCGGAAGTCGAGTCGTTACTCGACAGCGAGGACCCACCGCGCGTCGTTGACATCCGGTCTCCCGGTTCGTTCGCCCGGTTTCACATCCCCGGCAGCGAGAACGTTCCGTTCGCGGAGTTACCCGACCGCGTTGCATCGCTTGAGGGTGCCGACCGCATCGTCACTGTGTGTCCGCACGGCAAAGCGAGCATCCAAGCGGCCCGCCTCATCAAATCCTACGAGGGAACAGCCGACGCGCGCGTCGAGAGCATGCGCGGTGGACTCGAAGCGTGGGAGGGTCCGTTAGAAGAACAGAAGACAGCGGCCGAACCCGACGAGGGGCCGGAAGCGCCGTTCTGA
- a CDS encoding deoxyuridine 5'-triphosphate nucleotidohydrolase, producing MFRSGSFVADHVEPIADSQVQPNGVDLTLDSLYEQVSPGRLGVDGKEIGDREPVSADSDDGSYVLPPGGYILQYAETIHIPEGHVGFLYPRSSLMRNSCMLNTAVWDAGYEGKGEGLLQVHHDIELEPGARIAQLVLARGNHDDVYDGSYQGERVNSPER from the coding sequence ATGTTTCGATCCGGTTCGTTCGTTGCCGACCACGTGGAACCGATAGCTGACTCGCAAGTTCAACCGAACGGCGTCGATCTGACGCTCGACTCGCTTTACGAGCAGGTTTCGCCCGGACGGCTCGGCGTTGACGGCAAAGAAATCGGCGACAGAGAACCCGTCTCAGCGGATTCGGACGACGGCTCGTACGTCCTCCCGCCCGGTGGGTACATCCTTCAGTACGCCGAGACAATTCACATTCCCGAGGGCCACGTCGGCTTTCTCTATCCCCGGTCGTCGCTCATGCGCAACTCCTGTATGCTCAACACGGCTGTCTGGGACGCCGGATACGAAGGGAAAGGAGAGGGTCTGTTGCAGGTTCACCACGACATCGAACTCGAACCCGGCGCGCGAATTGCTCAACTCGTCCTCGCGCGCGGGAACCACGATGATGTGTACGACGGGAGCTATCAGGGCGAACGAGTCAACTCCCCCGAAAGATAG
- a CDS encoding DUF5809 family protein, whose protein sequence is MEILGTLAPESEREAREAFEASGPTAQQIVRETARAMSFDREEYQERVTGEVVETARNVLFAERLAVHVGAHEEFDAWTDDHPAYEVTQLGSPNVERVVWHAAPFADVAVAATFQNERDAAVGTLRRQAFSRIYRPRFEDGDSKTEHGETKHED, encoded by the coding sequence ATGGAGATACTTGGTACACTCGCTCCCGAGAGCGAACGCGAGGCGCGCGAGGCGTTTGAGGCGTCCGGTCCGACCGCTCAACAGATCGTCCGCGAGACGGCGAGGGCCATGTCATTCGACCGCGAGGAGTACCAAGAGCGCGTTACTGGAGAGGTAGTCGAGACGGCGCGAAACGTCCTGTTCGCCGAACGACTTGCCGTCCACGTCGGCGCACACGAGGAGTTCGACGCGTGGACCGACGACCATCCAGCGTACGAGGTGACGCAACTCGGCAGTCCCAACGTCGAACGCGTCGTCTGGCACGCCGCCCCGTTCGCGGATGTCGCCGTCGCCGCAACGTTCCAGAACGAACGCGACGCGGCAGTTGGAACCCTCCGCAGACAGGCGTTCAGTCGAATCTATCGCCCGCGATTCGAAGACGGTGATTCGAAGACGGAACACGGGGAGACAAAGCACGAAGACTGA
- the pan2 gene encoding proteasome-activating nucleotidase Pan2 — protein sequence MSRSPSLPERPRLDLDPEMSDAERLSALRQHFERLREVNRELDDRLTEATDRRDDLQSEVDQLKRRNETLKTSSLYIATVEEVTDDGVVIKQHGNNQEVLTDTSPHLESQVEAGDRVAINDSFAIQTVLDDETDARAQAMEVDASPDVTYDDIGGIDDQVREVREAVEDPLSNPEMFAKVGVEPPSGVLLHGPPGTGKTMLAKAVANETDATFIKMAGSELVRKFIGEGARLVRDLFELAADREPAVIFIDEIDAVASKRTDSKTSGDAEVQRTMMQLLSEMDGFDDRGEIRIMAATNRFDMLDEAILRPGRFDRLIEVPNPDPEGIVKILEIHTREMNIADDVDFEELAEELDGQSGADIASLTTEAGMFAIRDDRTEVRRVDFDDAIEKMRDAEDSRSIPGHTDYQY from the coding sequence ATGTCCAGAAGCCCTTCGCTTCCCGAACGTCCTCGGCTTGACCTCGATCCCGAGATGTCGGATGCCGAGCGCCTGTCTGCACTTCGGCAGCACTTCGAGCGTCTCAGAGAGGTCAACCGAGAACTCGACGACCGTCTGACGGAGGCGACAGACCGTCGTGATGATCTCCAGTCTGAAGTCGATCAACTCAAGCGTCGTAACGAGACGTTGAAAACTTCGTCGCTGTACATTGCGACGGTCGAGGAGGTCACCGACGATGGCGTCGTCATCAAGCAACACGGCAACAACCAAGAGGTCCTGACGGACACGTCGCCTCACCTCGAATCGCAGGTCGAAGCGGGCGACAGAGTGGCCATCAACGACTCCTTTGCCATCCAGACCGTCCTTGACGACGAAACGGACGCCCGCGCGCAGGCGATGGAAGTCGATGCGTCGCCCGACGTGACGTACGACGACATCGGCGGTATCGACGACCAGGTGCGCGAGGTGCGCGAGGCAGTCGAGGACCCGCTCTCGAACCCCGAGATGTTCGCAAAAGTCGGTGTCGAGCCGCCGTCCGGTGTCCTCTTACACGGACCGCCGGGAACCGGCAAGACGATGTTGGCGAAGGCTGTCGCCAACGAGACGGACGCGACGTTCATCAAGATGGCCGGATCCGAACTCGTCCGGAAGTTCATCGGTGAGGGTGCCCGACTCGTCCGCGACCTCTTCGAACTCGCCGCCGACCGCGAACCCGCGGTCATCTTTATCGACGAAATCGACGCCGTCGCCTCCAAGCGCACGGACTCGAAGACCTCCGGCGATGCCGAAGTCCAGCGGACGATGATGCAGTTGCTCAGTGAGATGGACGGTTTCGACGACCGCGGCGAGATTCGCATCATGGCCGCGACGAACCGCTTCGACATGCTGGACGAGGCTATCCTCCGTCCGGGCCGGTTCGACCGCCTCATCGAGGTGCCGAACCCCGACCCCGAGGGCATCGTGAAGATTCTCGAAATCCACACGCGCGAGATGAACATCGCCGACGACGTGGACTTCGAGGAACTGGCCGAGGAACTCGACGGCCAGTCCGGTGCGGATATCGCCTCGTTGACGACCGAAGCGGGGATGTTCGCCATCCGCGACGACCGTACTGAGGTTCGCCGCGTGGACTTCGACGACGCCATCGAGAAGATGCGCGACGCCGAGGACTCGCGCTCGATTCCGGGGCACACCGACTACCAGTACTAA
- a CDS encoding bacterio-opsin activator domain-containing protein, whose protein sequence is MTDSYTVLVVGTLPSRFHTERFEAAFDDATLRWVEQPEGNSTVFEATDCILATMEVVSSGDFDPEAAAVPVLLIGDREDSIAEIALSTDVVDYLAVRGVDAEATWLANRMEAAADSYRTDKKRAQLDRQQRALSDLGAFALSGPAREEVFAETVEIVTETLDAGRAALLQSRPEHGDLSIVAAKGWPQVYVGGVAVGLDSGPGRALTNREPVVENDLSSETTELTAHLDAGSELSVVVGGGTEPWGVLTVHSSESGAFDETDARFTENVAALIAAVIERETLRTTLEEMFSRMDQGLIGLDNDWRVTYMNPEAERLLDTAASEVVGTNYWDLFDSDAVKPFRERYEKAVKTGEKVSFESYFPPHDRWYEVEAYPSQAGLSVYFADITDRTEREMELLRYERMVEAADDGVYALDSDQHIVQVNQAFAEMFSREQESLIGMHTTELIDEDTAAESALIQAEAARTGEPKRMEFKAELPDGTEVWIETHFSAIVDEETDQFVGTVGVARDVTERRHRERSLTMLHERTREMAQADNADAVVTRTIEGCHSLFDPCRAAFFDYDATTRTLERHPQSDEVDRGRYQSDGVNRDAPVESENDPCWVAFTEERMVRVEEGTTVQFVPVGQYGVLAVERLSGATIRETDAEMLGLLAATMGELLGSVETKQALRSRDQQLEQQNERLTQLNRINRTVREVTRSVVHATTTEEATARACERLVEAEPYQFAWLCEAPEEANSDDRVVPMTTTGVEDSYAARLTEAAQTSPFPELLSRVASTGRRAVVNDVLDDPAWEPHRRDALAQGFRSIAVVPAGNDRLLVVHGTRPDTFAGEDGDVLVELGETLGAVIDRLGRTQPILDERQTEVELEIRDDQHFLVRLSTATGETATVTGVVPTAEGDYRTFVRTAAPKNAVRDALPPGTLARELTDEDDDEHLYEVQPADTTPFETVYAGRGRLREMVAENGVCTVSLTIPSDVSVRSVVDAFAATYSRTTLAARRTLTEPTDSVGSFRARLDEVWTERQREAISAALHGGLYDWPRKTSVSTLSEAFDVSSPTFQYHLRAAERKLIELILD, encoded by the coding sequence GTGACCGACTCGTACACCGTCTTGGTCGTCGGCACGTTGCCATCCCGGTTCCATACCGAGCGATTCGAGGCGGCGTTCGACGACGCAACGCTCAGGTGGGTCGAACAACCCGAGGGAAATTCGACCGTCTTCGAGGCCACAGACTGTATCCTCGCCACCATGGAAGTCGTCTCGTCGGGGGATTTCGATCCTGAGGCCGCCGCTGTCCCCGTTTTGCTGATCGGTGACAGAGAGGACAGTATCGCAGAAATCGCACTCTCGACGGATGTCGTAGACTATCTCGCCGTCCGGGGAGTGGATGCGGAGGCGACGTGGTTAGCCAACCGGATGGAGGCGGCCGCTGACTCCTATCGGACGGACAAAAAGCGGGCGCAACTCGACAGACAACAGCGAGCGCTTTCAGATCTCGGCGCGTTCGCGCTCTCCGGGCCGGCGCGAGAGGAAGTGTTCGCCGAAACCGTCGAAATCGTTACCGAAACGCTCGATGCCGGGCGGGCCGCTCTCCTCCAGTCGCGCCCTGAACACGGTGACCTGTCGATTGTCGCCGCCAAAGGCTGGCCGCAAGTCTACGTCGGCGGCGTCGCCGTCGGACTCGACTCCGGGCCGGGACGGGCACTCACGAACCGAGAGCCAGTCGTCGAAAACGACCTGTCGAGCGAGACGACAGAACTGACTGCTCACCTCGATGCCGGCAGCGAGTTAAGTGTCGTCGTCGGGGGTGGCACCGAACCATGGGGTGTGCTTACAGTTCACAGTTCGGAGAGCGGCGCGTTCGACGAGACTGACGCCAGATTCACCGAAAACGTCGCCGCACTCATCGCGGCGGTCATCGAACGCGAGACGCTCCGGACGACGTTAGAAGAGATGTTCAGCCGAATGGATCAGGGCCTCATCGGTCTGGACAACGACTGGCGTGTGACGTACATGAATCCAGAGGCCGAGCGACTGCTGGACACGGCCGCCAGCGAAGTCGTCGGGACGAACTACTGGGATCTGTTCGACAGCGACGCTGTCAAACCGTTCCGCGAACGGTACGAAAAGGCGGTCAAGACCGGCGAAAAGGTGTCGTTCGAGTCGTACTTCCCACCGCACGACCGCTGGTACGAGGTGGAGGCGTACCCCTCGCAGGCGGGGCTTTCGGTCTACTTCGCAGACATAACTGACCGGACCGAGCGCGAGATGGAACTGCTTCGATACGAGCGGATGGTCGAGGCGGCCGATGACGGTGTGTACGCACTGGATTCCGACCAGCACATCGTGCAGGTCAACCAAGCGTTCGCGGAGATGTTCAGCCGCGAACAAGAATCGCTCATCGGCATGCACACCACCGAGCTTATCGACGAAGACACCGCTGCCGAAAGCGCCCTCATCCAAGCGGAGGCCGCACGAACAGGCGAGCCAAAGCGGATGGAGTTCAAAGCGGAACTACCCGACGGCACCGAGGTGTGGATCGAGACGCACTTTTCAGCGATTGTGGACGAAGAGACGGATCAGTTCGTCGGCACTGTCGGCGTCGCCCGCGACGTGACCGAGCGACGTCACCGCGAGCGGTCGCTCACGATGCTCCACGAACGGACGCGCGAGATGGCGCAGGCCGACAACGCCGACGCCGTCGTGACGCGAACTATCGAAGGCTGTCACAGCTTGTTTGATCCCTGTCGGGCCGCCTTTTTCGACTATGACGCCACGACGCGGACACTCGAACGACACCCGCAGTCGGACGAAGTAGACCGAGGGCGGTACCAGTCGGACGGCGTGAACCGCGACGCCCCTGTCGAGTCCGAGAACGATCCCTGCTGGGTTGCTTTCACCGAGGAGCGAATGGTGCGCGTTGAGGAGGGAACAACGGTCCAGTTCGTGCCAGTGGGTCAGTACGGCGTCCTCGCTGTCGAGCGGCTATCGGGTGCGACAATCCGGGAGACCGACGCCGAGATGCTCGGCCTGCTGGCAGCGACGATGGGAGAGTTGCTAGGAAGCGTCGAGACGAAGCAGGCGCTGCGAAGCAGGGACCAGCAACTCGAACAGCAAAACGAGCGGCTGACGCAGTTGAACCGTATCAACCGAACGGTCAGAGAGGTGACGCGCTCCGTCGTCCATGCGACCACGACAGAAGAGGCGACAGCGCGGGCGTGTGAACGGTTAGTAGAAGCCGAACCGTACCAGTTCGCGTGGCTCTGTGAGGCCCCCGAAGAAGCAAATAGCGACGACAGGGTGGTGCCCATGACGACGACAGGCGTCGAAGACAGCTATGCAGCCCGGCTCACCGAAGCGGCGCAGACATCGCCGTTCCCCGAGTTGCTCTCACGAGTCGCTTCGACGGGCCGACGTGCGGTCGTAAATGACGTATTGGACGACCCAGCGTGGGAACCGCATCGCCGGGACGCCCTCGCACAGGGCTTTCGGTCCATCGCCGTCGTCCCCGCAGGTAACGACCGACTTCTCGTCGTTCACGGCACGCGCCCGGACACGTTCGCCGGAGAGGACGGCGACGTACTGGTCGAACTCGGAGAGACGTTAGGAGCAGTTATCGACCGTCTCGGGCGGACACAGCCGATTCTTGACGAGCGGCAAACCGAAGTTGAATTAGAGATTCGAGACGACCAGCATTTCTTGGTCCGTCTCTCGACGGCAACCGGCGAGACGGCGACGGTGACCGGTGTCGTCCCGACAGCAGAGGGCGACTACCGGACGTTCGTCCGAACTGCCGCGCCGAAGAACGCCGTGCGGGACGCCCTTCCGCCGGGAACGCTCGCCCGCGAACTCACCGATGAGGACGACGACGAACACCTCTATGAGGTCCAGCCGGCGGACACGACGCCGTTCGAGACAGTGTACGCTGGACGTGGCAGACTCCGCGAGATGGTGGCCGAAAACGGCGTCTGTACAGTGTCGCTGACGATTCCTTCGGATGTAAGCGTGCGGTCGGTCGTGGACGCATTCGCCGCAACGTACTCCCGGACGACGCTCGCTGCTCGTCGAACGCTCACGGAACCGACCGACTCGGTCGGGAGTTTCCGAGCGCGCCTCGACGAAGTGTGGACCGAACGACAGCGAGAAGCAATCTCGGCCGCACTCCACGGAGGACTGTACGACTGGCCGCGCAAGACATCCGTCTCGACGCTCTCGGAAGCGTTCGATGTCTCCTCGCCGACCTTTCAGTACCACCTCCGAGCCGCAGAGCGCAAACTGATCGAACTCATTTTAGACTGA
- a CDS encoding DUF5810 domain-containing protein, which yields MGYACPVCDVPQQDGEHLANHLAFTAMTHGAEHESWLDEHVPEWSSSSPDELAARVTELAEEAEYEAVFEDTVHDHAGHDHDSLFGDDTGTPEQMDIPRSGRRDSLDADAQAVIEEAQALTREMLEDSDGDADDADEGDEA from the coding sequence ATGGGCTACGCCTGTCCCGTCTGTGACGTGCCGCAACAGGACGGAGAGCACCTCGCAAACCATCTCGCGTTCACGGCGATGACACACGGCGCCGAACACGAGTCATGGTTGGACGAACACGTCCCCGAGTGGTCGTCATCGAGTCCCGACGAACTCGCCGCCCGCGTGACCGAGTTAGCCGAGGAGGCGGAGTACGAAGCCGTGTTCGAGGATACGGTCCACGACCACGCCGGACACGACCACGACTCCTTGTTCGGTGACGACACCGGTACACCCGAGCAGATGGATATACCACGTTCCGGACGGCGTGACTCGCTCGACGCCGACGCGCAAGCCGTTATCGAGGAGGCACAGGCGTTGACGCGGGAGATGCTGGAAGACAGCGACGGGGATGCAGACGACGCCGACGAGGGCGACGAGGCGTAA
- a CDS encoding HalOD1 output domain-containing protein → MDDTTTEGTGRDVKERSRVVVQHDWNGEDCLAVTIARAAAEAWTGNPDDAMTLPPVGSIVDPDALESLFEPARSRGRPATDGGYPSTDGAAQSRVRFTYVGYNVTISEDGVVVVEDPSTLANL, encoded by the coding sequence ATGGATGATACAACAACGGAAGGGACAGGACGAGACGTAAAGGAGCGGTCGAGAGTTGTCGTTCAACACGACTGGAACGGAGAGGACTGTCTTGCAGTTACTATCGCCCGCGCCGCTGCGGAGGCGTGGACGGGCAACCCGGACGATGCAATGACGCTACCGCCAGTCGGTTCCATCGTTGACCCCGACGCATTAGAGAGTCTGTTCGAACCAGCGCGCAGTCGCGGCCGCCCCGCGACGGACGGCGGATACCCGTCCACAGACGGCGCAGCGCAGTCACGGGTCCGATTTACGTACGTCGGCTACAACGTCACCATCTCGGAGGACGGTGTCGTCGTCGTCGAGGATCCTTCGACGCTGGCGAACCTATAG
- a CDS encoding PAS domain-containing sensor histidine kinase, translated as MTETPTEIYRSIFHETPNPTVITDESFSIVDVNEACLEFTGYTREEILGSPPLFLVNDSQTYEEMVDTLAAGEPWEGEIEAVTKYGERVFGYGATFPLITDGELVGYAGIFIDLSERRRSEQTVSVLNRVLRHNIRNDANVIGGVLSTIKHAVSGVERELVEKALERIERLLDRAETARDLHQLLERSSTALVPRDLCNVVETTAPKLVDERTTLHLDVPDDPVWILADDALSRGVAAVVENAVEYNQDASPMIWIHVETTPDEVVLTVEDNGPGIEPEQAEFLFGQCEDSQLRHGQGLSLFFVDRLLDFYGGSVTYRPRSPTGSIFELRFRHVSRPT; from the coding sequence ATGACCGAAACTCCAACAGAGATCTACCGGTCGATCTTCCACGAGACGCCGAATCCGACTGTCATTACGGACGAGTCGTTCTCTATCGTCGATGTCAACGAAGCCTGTCTGGAGTTTACGGGATACACCCGCGAGGAGATTCTCGGGTCGCCGCCGCTATTTCTCGTGAACGACTCGCAGACGTACGAGGAGATGGTGGACACGTTGGCCGCCGGGGAACCGTGGGAGGGTGAGATCGAAGCCGTGACCAAGTACGGCGAACGTGTCTTCGGTTACGGTGCAACGTTCCCGCTCATAACCGATGGCGAACTCGTCGGTTACGCGGGTATCTTTATCGACCTCTCGGAACGCCGCCGGAGCGAGCAGACCGTCAGCGTCCTTAACCGCGTCCTTCGACACAACATCCGCAACGACGCGAACGTCATCGGAGGCGTCCTTTCGACGATCAAACATGCCGTTTCGGGCGTCGAACGCGAACTCGTCGAGAAGGCACTGGAGCGAATCGAGCGACTGCTCGACAGAGCCGAGACCGCCCGTGACCTCCACCAACTTCTCGAACGGTCTTCGACTGCTCTCGTACCACGGGACCTCTGTAACGTGGTCGAAACGACCGCCCCGAAACTAGTCGATGAACGGACGACGCTCCATCTCGATGTACCCGACGATCCTGTCTGGATTCTCGCAGACGACGCACTTTCACGCGGTGTCGCCGCCGTCGTGGAGAATGCGGTCGAGTACAATCAGGACGCTTCTCCAATGATCTGGATTCATGTGGAGACGACGCCGGACGAGGTCGTGTTGACCGTCGAAGACAACGGTCCCGGTATCGAACCCGAACAGGCTGAGTTCCTGTTCGGTCAATGTGAAGACTCCCAACTTCGGCACGGGCAGGGTCTCAGCTTATTCTTCGTCGACCGACTGCTCGACTTCTACGGTGGGTCGGTCACGTACCGCCCGCGCAGTCCGACTGGCTCGATCTTCGAGTTGCGGTTCCGCCACGTCTCCCGGCCGACGTGA
- a CDS encoding aconitate hydratase, which produces MGQTLTEKILDDHLVEGELEPGEEIGIEIDQVLTQDTTGTMVWLQFEALELDEVQTELAAQYCDHQTYQFDFKNTDDHRFLRSAAGTYGAHFSRPGNGICHNVHKENFAAPGKTLLGSDSHTPTPGGLGQLAIGAGGLDISVAMGGGAYYVEMPEVVNIRLEGELPEWATAKDVILELLRRLSVKGGVGKVFEYTGPGVETLTVPERTTITNMGTELGATSSIFPTDEETKDYLARQGREDEYVELSPDEDAEYADEIVVDLSDLEPLIACPSMPDKVVPVREVAGESVEQVIVGSCTNGGYEDILPAAKMLEDREVNKKTEMIVAPGSKQASEILARQGWAAEMMAAGVNFSEATCGACIGIGHVPASDSVSLRTFNRNFEGRSGIEDDNVYLCSPEVAAAAALKGEIVDPRDLADELDDLEAPGVELPDKYDGSKADLISPDEAVDDELIKGPNIGNAPIGEPLEADIQGEALLKMDDNITTDHIIPATSDILKFRSNIEKLSEFTLSRVDDTFAQRSMDADGGVLVAGENYGQGSSREHAAMCPQYLGIEAVLAQSFARIHKANLFNFGILPLAIDEETYEKIEQGDDVEVVTDVAAAVESGQEEFTIRVNDDWEATAQLDASERERRILSAGGKLRLTKEQYEQEGSSGATPADD; this is translated from the coding sequence ATGGGACAGACGCTCACGGAAAAAATTCTCGATGACCACCTCGTCGAAGGGGAACTCGAACCCGGAGAGGAGATCGGAATCGAGATCGATCAGGTCCTCACACAGGACACAACCGGTACGATGGTCTGGCTGCAGTTCGAGGCGCTCGAACTCGACGAAGTGCAGACTGAACTGGCGGCGCAGTACTGCGACCACCAGACGTACCAGTTCGACTTCAAGAACACCGACGACCACCGTTTCCTCCGCTCTGCGGCAGGGACGTACGGTGCTCACTTCTCCCGTCCCGGCAACGGTATCTGTCACAACGTCCACAAGGAGAACTTCGCCGCACCCGGCAAGACGCTCCTCGGTTCGGACTCCCACACGCCGACGCCCGGCGGCCTCGGTCAACTCGCAATCGGTGCGGGTGGCCTCGACATCTCCGTCGCCATGGGTGGCGGCGCATACTACGTCGAGATGCCGGAAGTCGTCAACATCCGTCTCGAAGGTGAGCTCCCCGAATGGGCCACCGCAAAGGACGTCATCCTCGAACTGCTCCGCCGTCTCTCCGTGAAGGGTGGCGTCGGCAAGGTGTTCGAGTACACCGGCCCGGGCGTCGAGACGCTCACCGTCCCCGAGCGAACGACGATCACGAACATGGGTACGGAACTCGGTGCCACCTCGTCCATCTTCCCGACGGACGAGGAGACCAAAGACTACCTCGCACGACAGGGTCGTGAGGACGAGTACGTCGAACTCTCGCCCGACGAGGACGCCGAGTACGCCGACGAAATCGTCGTCGATCTCTCGGATCTCGAACCGCTCATCGCCTGCCCGTCGATGCCTGACAAAGTCGTACCCGTCCGCGAGGTTGCGGGCGAGTCCGTCGAGCAGGTTATCGTCGGTTCCTGTACGAACGGTGGCTACGAGGACATCCTTCCGGCCGCGAAGATGCTCGAAGACCGCGAAGTGAACAAGAAGACGGAGATGATCGTCGCACCCGGTTCGAAGCAGGCTTCCGAGATCCTCGCCCGTCAGGGCTGGGCTGCCGAAATGATGGCTGCCGGTGTCAACTTCTCCGAGGCGACGTGTGGTGCCTGTATCGGCATCGGTCACGTTCCCGCCTCCGACTCCGTCTCTCTGCGGACGTTCAACCGCAACTTCGAGGGTCGCTCCGGTATCGAGGACGACAACGTCTATCTCTGCTCGCCGGAAGTCGCCGCTGCCGCGGCGCTCAAAGGCGAAATCGTCGATCCGCGCGACCTCGCCGACGAACTCGACGACCTCGAAGCGCCCGGCGTCGAACTCCCCGACAAGTACGACGGCTCGAAAGCCGACCTCATCTCGCCTGATGAGGCCGTTGACGACGAACTCATCAAGGGTCCGAACATCGGCAACGCGCCGATTGGCGAGCCGCTCGAAGCGGACATTCAGGGCGAAGCGCTCCTGAAGATGGACGACAACATCACGACGGACCACATCATTCCGGCCACGTCGGACATCCTCAAGTTCCGCTCGAACATCGAGAAGCTCTCCGAGTTCACGCTCTCGCGCGTGGACGATACGTTCGCACAGCGCTCGATGGACGCCGACGGCGGTGTCCTCGTCGCAGGTGAGAACTACGGTCAGGGTTCCTCGCGTGAACACGCCGCCATGTGCCCGCAGTACCTCGGTATCGAGGCTGTGCTGGCGCAGTCGTTCGCCCGCATCCACAAGGCGAACCTGTTCAACTTCGGTATTCTCCCCCTCGCAATCGACGAGGAGACGTACGAGAAGATCGAGCAGGGCGACGACGTCGAAGTCGTCACGGACGTTGCAGCGGCCGTCGAATCCGGTCAAGAGGAGTTCACCATCCGCGTGAACGACGACTGGGAAGCCACGGCACAGCTGGACGCCTCCGAGCGCGAACGTCGTATCCTCTCTGCGGGTGGCAAGCTCCGCCTCACGAAAGAGCAGTACGAGCAAGAGGGCAGTAGCGGCGCGACGCCCGCGGACGACTAA
- the rimI gene encoding ribosomal protein S18-alanine N-acetyltransferase: MSDVTIRRAERADLLEVLGIEKTCFTEPWPYTAFESFLDEPGFLVAVNEGNVVGYIVADVMPNHGRDLGHIKDIAVTPEARGIGLGRRLLQRGLVSLSFSGAALVKLEVRVGNEPALSLYRKMGFEPARRVPSYYADGEDALLMVLDVDAWQD; encoded by the coding sequence TTGTCGGACGTGACGATTCGTCGCGCGGAGCGTGCCGACCTGCTCGAAGTGTTGGGTATCGAGAAGACCTGCTTTACCGAGCCGTGGCCCTACACGGCGTTCGAGTCATTTCTCGACGAACCGGGCTTTCTCGTCGCCGTCAACGAGGGGAACGTCGTCGGCTACATCGTCGCGGACGTGATGCCAAATCACGGGCGAGACCTCGGCCACATCAAAGATATCGCCGTCACGCCGGAGGCGCGCGGTATCGGTCTCGGCCGCCGTCTCCTCCAGCGTGGACTCGTCTCGCTTTCGTTCTCCGGGGCCGCGCTCGTCAAACTCGAAGTCCGCGTCGGCAACGAACCGGCGCTGTCGCTGTACCGTAAGATGGGCTTCGAACCCGCGCGACGAGTCCCGTCTTACTACGCAGATGGTGAGGACGCCCTGCTTATGGTTCTCGACGTGGATGCGTGGCAGGACTAA
- a CDS encoding NUDIX hydrolase, with product MNGDGRRHESLPDPEWPVLESAVEYETGWFTGGYDLVEQPNGSTKRYYWAELATAVVVIAVEDGQVIFVEQYRPTIRQTQLELPAGIVEGGESYTQAAERELREETGFDATSSSVLEECWCSTGVLRHRRGFVFAEGLTPVERDLDDNEFLSVHTVPVEEAVKVSREQPTNDATLEGVLLAREEGLL from the coding sequence ATGAACGGAGACGGACGCCGTCACGAGTCGTTGCCGGATCCCGAGTGGCCCGTACTGGAGTCAGCGGTCGAGTACGAAACGGGGTGGTTCACGGGCGGCTACGACCTCGTCGAACAACCGAACGGGAGCACGAAGCGCTACTACTGGGCGGAACTGGCCACGGCAGTCGTCGTCATTGCAGTTGAAGACGGGCAGGTGATATTTGTCGAGCAGTATCGCCCGACGATTCGACAGACGCAACTGGAACTGCCCGCCGGTATCGTCGAGGGCGGCGAATCCTACACGCAAGCCGCCGAGCGCGAACTACGTGAAGAGACAGGATTCGACGCGACGAGCAGTTCGGTACTGGAAGAGTGCTGGTGTTCGACCGGCGTTCTCAGACACCGACGCGGATTCGTCTTCGCCGAGGGACTCACACCGGTTGAACGCGACTTAGACGACAACGAATTCCTCTCGGTCCACACGGTGCCCGTCGAAGAAGCCGTCAAGGTATCGCGGGAGCAACCGACGAACGACGCCACTCTCGAAGGAGTGCTCCTCGCACGCGAAGAGGGCTTGCTCTAA